In Cydia fagiglandana chromosome 3, ilCydFagi1.1, whole genome shotgun sequence, the following are encoded in one genomic region:
- the LOC134680161 gene encoding uncharacterized protein LOC134680161 isoform X2: MPLTQEKRLDNNFTNNNDHSYLHKKFKKMASTIAVFPVNNAMVGDARHNDIVVEETARNSYITNGSIQAAHPEIEKIKGSQNNQNSKDVQINISDEKNSRLCDVNNFDQVSGKTSCNDEFSNKTENLENDFRDVQSGGTGGRYVCPYCKLSCAKPSVLQKHIRAHTNERPYPCVPCGFAFKTKSNLYKHRRSRTHALRLRGADVAATINDDDISGGSESDTSLPPSTVSDSGTDVSNTRLENSRSYEISSPELTNDRITPPSGVDMREGDTSKLKTIYKPKFRVASSYQETDEKDKLKKTMSPNADFLTEHISKIISNNEAIVDVIETPLQKKYGKIKQIAESKQFMNEHEIKTEPSPLNLTKHSNEIDNVFRKRSHSESFSQSDHQKHPLNPEGSIIKDLLLKTKGNGLISVTEEINDGPALLYICPLCQIVYKSAENLEIHRLYYCKGNFSNSLINSAQKEVKTGRPENVYVRSNSVNVRLPETPSNSSPKLAVFNNSPPLKIKPDNLVIVKPESNDIAAPLPSPGPLLGNTRLVDARVPYDYNKKMENVKVKPMVASPKRRMDSSSDPYGSRISDNTSPRLTDLYNQSKIRCIEANAATLRTMDELSQLGRHNSTSLQMFGGEVKIVHHSGSTTTLRIEPSKSQLSPILIHPNLSPSKLCVDMEASSVVVRSELHSGGTIVHNPPTPKEIIGTPKPQTPRIAVSTNVSSNLPNIHDMTHFQFPPFSAITAFNPLTLPPLSPSTSPNGATTILHGGKLIPHVPGIPGPTTPGTNVATLSKNANDYFSPLETSKLSTVDNVHGNLLCVNGQAAKGIASSKYEINKNETMLGMRSPNCRPLNPEADKVTPKQYNADASQYVVSVPIINIRNVDEPNVAPKIITNIKNMSTKQDVAVKRNFEGVPKTPMMNFLSVKPKYSDKLNSPRSGEIKSQNEIRNFNFESLITKAEIFNNQIPSSAEVQKNTNAQEMVVSSAHNERSETAYFQKNVTTKSIAEDRKPKFLRPSTLPLKPGTFTPKRHHGITPNANTMPLVSPETPRPAKAYGQLYLNGNAYTYLGLKCSTKVFYCTINRPQPTYVPNQHFLSMYSNWQLLSELTPDPLGLSASSAMSLYDSRHRPQNVASSVLKQDLILTHSSQWNKITKDSKQSSLVLDSKKTEDKLLITESSITPKKELAGGFESNEEYTYVRGRGRGRFKTKGNLTKHMKSKAHFKKCCELGINPNEGNDVDGGEMAPGSGETDDDSDSDGDEGNEGETESSDTEVCKSRLPEHEAAHCLLSLGGSRPATSATPGLITSARPSTYPYTPTGLESTTTELSPEHFSISRSTSVDSRTDVDNEPMDLSKNDVKVASNIPEIPTARESSVLASLASNTAKLPHNQTNWSNGEPMLHTYLTERALQDSKIKQSQLTSSLNKLKKIELEKNVLTESDNGNINIRNVTTTKNSVNTPISSPQITISTPKLSIVGDNDSSTNSPNVPKEDNITVGTDSTSLNNLVIEPKRTRTPSSSNAENAKHVVSEYLKHARINLIKTYDDNNQNQQDNDFTNAKGSMEDRDEINNSDDIKLPALDHDPIARKVVIGAGGVAFKVTKGKEFEGSSSYSPGRLMEDGRRVCDFCNKTFTKPSQLRLHLNIHYMERPFRCSACAVSFRTRGHLQKHERSGSHHNKVSMTSTFGAATSLNPRPFRCSDCNIAFRIHGHLAKHLRSKMHVMRLECLFKLPFGTFTEIERAGVSLTDIDTTDCASSLASLQTLARKLHEKDPSKLEYREPGAAAAHDGSEDEEPPPPPADNACDSERDSEMKTIEHSDELDKERS, from the exons ATGCCTCTCACTCAAGAAAAACGTTTGGATAATAACTTTACCAACAACAATGACCACAGTTATCTCCATaagaaatttaagaaaatggcATCGACCATTGCAGTGTTTCCTGTTAACAATGCAATGGTCGGGGACGCTAGACATAATGATATCGTCGTAGAAGAGACGGCTCGTAATAGTTATATTACTAATGGGAGCATTCAAGCAGCTCATCCCGAAATAGAGAAGATAAAAGGATCGCAAAATAATCAGAACTCTAAAGATGTACAAATTAATATTAGTGATGAAAAAAATAGTAGGTTATGTGATGTAAATAATTTTGATCAAGTATCTGGTAAGACCAGTTGCAATGATGAATTTTCAAACAAGACTGAGAACCTTGAAAATGATTTTAGAGACGTTCAGAGTGGAGGAACAGGTGGGCGATATGTATGCCCATACTGTAAATTATCTTGTGCCAAGCCTTCAGTTCTTCAAAAACATATCAGAGCGCATACTAACGAGAGACCTTACCCTTGTGTACCTTGCGGGTTTGCGTTTAAAACGAAATCAAACCTTTATAAACATAGAAGATCGCGGACTCACGCTTTGAGATTGCGGGGAGCTGACGTGGCTGCTACAATTAATGATGACGATATATCGGGCGGATCTGAGAGCGACACTTCTTTACCACCTTCTACAGTTTCTGATTCTGGAACTGATGTGTCTAATACTCGGCTTGAAAACTCAAGATCTTATGAAATTTCTTCTCCAGAGTTGACCAACGACCGAATTACTCCCCCATCTGGCGTAGATATGCGAGAGGGTGATACtagtaaattaaaaacaatatataAGCCCAAATTTCGAGTAGCTTCATCTTATCAAGAAACAGACGAAAAAGATAAATTGAAAAAGACAATGTCACCGAATGCCGATTTTCTTACGGAACATATCTCTAAAATTATATCAAACAATGAAGCTATTGTTGATGTCATTGAAACGCCTTTACAAAAGAAATAtggtaaaattaaacaaatagcAGAAAGTAAACAATTTATGAACGAGCATGAAATAAAAACAGAGCCATCACCACTTAACTTGACGAAACATTCTAATGAAATTGATAATGTTTTTCGGAAAAGATCTCATTCAGAGAGCTTTTCTCAATCAGACCACCAGAAACACCCTTTAAACCCCGAAGGATCTATTATAAAGGatcttttattaaaaacaaaaggaaATGGACTTATTTCGGTAACGGAAGAAATAAACGATGGGCCGGCACTTCTATATATTTGTCCGCTCTGTCAAATAGTTTACAAAAGTGCTGAAAACCTGGAAATACATAGATTATATTACTGTAAAGGAAACTTCTCTAACAGTCTAATCAATAGTGCCCAAAAAGAAGTAAAGACTGGCAGACCTGAAAATGTGTACGTAAGAAGCAATTCAGTCAACGTTCGGCTGCCAGAAACACCCTCTAATTCTTCCCCAAAACTGGCCGTTTTTAATAACTCACCCCCGCTTAAAATCAAACCCGATAATTTGGTAATTGTTAAACCTGAATCAAATGACATCGCTGCTCCATTACCGTCACCGGGCCCTCTTTTAGGAAATACAAGGCTTGTTGATGCAAGAGTACCATATGACTACAACAAAAAAATGGAAAATGTTAAAGTTAAACCAATGGTAGCCAGTCCAAAAAGAAGAATGGATAGCAGTTCTGACCCATATGGTAGTAGAATATCTGATAATACTTCTCCGAGATTAACTGATTTGTATAATCAATCAAAAATAAGATGTATTGAAGCAAATGCTGCAACATTACGGACTATGGATGAGCTATCACAATTAGGAAGGCATAATTCAACATCGCTGCAAATGTTTGGAGGAGAAGTCAAAATAGTCCACCATTCTGGTAGCACGACTACCTTACGCATTGAACCAAGTAAAAGCCAATTGTCTCCTATACTGATTCATCCAAATTTGTCACCTTCAAAATTGTGTGTCGACATGGAAGCTAGCAGCGTTGTAGTAAGATCGGAATTACATTCAGGTGGAACGATTGTGCATAATCCTCCAACACCAAAAGAAATAATTGGGACTCCAAAGCCTCAAACGCCAAGAATAGCAGTATCAACGAACGTATCTAGTAACTTACCAAACATTCATGATATGACACATTTCCAATTCCCACCATTTAGTGCTATTACAGCATTTAATCCTTTGACCTTACCACCTCTAAGCCCATCAACATCTCCTAACGGTGCTACGACAATCCTGCATGGAGGGAAATTAATACCACACGTTCCAGGAATACCAGGCCCAACCACTCCTGGTACAAATGTTGCAACACTCTCTAAAAATGCAAACGATTACTTTAGTCCCTTAGAAACTTCAAAGCTGTCAACGGTCGACAATGTTCACGGCAATTTACTATGTGTCAATGGTCAGGCTGCCAAAGGCATTGCGTCTtctaaatatgaaattaataaaaatgaaaCTATGCTTGGCATGAGAAGTCCTAACTGCAGACCATTAAATCCAGAAGCCGACAAAGTTACACCGAAACAGTATAATGCTGATGCGTCTCAATATGTCGTTTCGGTgccaataataaatataaggAATGTAGATGAACCTAACGTTGCTCCGAAAATAATAAccaatattaaaaatatgtccacAAAACAGGACGTAGCTGTAAAAAGAAACTTTGAAGGAGTTCCAAAAACTCCCATGATGAACTTTTTATCAGTGAAACCAAAATACTCTGACAAACTAAATAGCCCTCGAAGTGGTGAAATAAAATCGCAGAACGAGAttagaaattttaattttgaaagTCTTATCACGAAAGCAGAAATATTCAACAATCAAATTCCAAGTTCGGCCGAAGTCCAGAAAAATACTAATGCCCAGGAGATGGTAGTTTCTTCTGCTCACAATGAAAGATCAGAGACGGCATACTTTCAGAAGAACGTGACTACAAAATCTATAGCAGAAGACCGAAAACCCAAGTTTTTAAGGCCTTCAACGCTGCCATTAAAGCCTGGTACATTTACACCTAAAAGACATCATGGCATCACTCCCAACGCAAACACTATGCCATTAGTTTCTCCTGAAACACCACGCCCTGCTAAAGCGTATGGGCAACTATATCTAAATGGGAATGCCTATACATATTTGGGGCTGAAATGCTCAACAAAAGTGTTTTATTGCACTATAAACCGGCCACAGCCGACTTATGTTCCTAATCAACATTTCCTATCTATGTACAGTAATTGGCAG TTATTATCAGAGCTTACGCCAGACCCGCTAGGACTGTCAGCCTCGTCTGCCATGTCTCTTTATGACTCACGGCATCGACCGCAAAACGTGGCTAGCTCTGTGCTCAAACAGGATCTCATATTAACGCACTCGTCGCAATGGAATAAAATTACTAAAGATAGCAAACAG TCGTCCCTGGTGTTGGACTCTAAGAAAACAGaagataaattattaattaccgaGAGTTCTATTACCCCCAAAAAAGAATTGGCGGGAGGATTTGAAAGTAACGAAGAATACACTTATGTACGCGGCCGCGGCAGAGGGCG CTTCAAAACAAAGGGAAACCTCACTAAGCATATGAAGAGCAAAGCTCATTTCAAAAAGTGTTGCGAATTGGGTATCAATCCCAACGAAGGCAACGACGTGGACGGCGGGGAGATGGCGCCGGGCTCCGGAGAAACAGACGACGATTCAGATTCTGACGGCGATGAAGGGAACGAGGGAGAAACTGAATCCAGCG ATACCGAAGTGTGCAAGTCCCGTTTGCCAGAACATGAAGCCGCTCATTGTTTACTCTCTTTGGGAGGTAGTCGGCCGGCGACTTCAGCGACACCCGGGCTCATCACTAGTGCCAGGCCGTCCACGTACCCCTACACCCCCACTGGCCTAGAAAGCACTACAACGGAATTAAGTCCTGAACATTTTAGTATCTCCAGAAGCACGTCGGTAGATTCACGAACGGACGTCGACAATGAACCAATGgacctaagtaaaaatgatgtGAAAGTTGCTTCTAACATTCCTGAAATACCAACAGCTAGAGAATCTAGTGTCCTAGCATCATTAGCGTCAAATACAGCAAAGCTTCCTCATAATCAAACTAATTGGTCGAATGGGGAACCAATGCTTCATACATATTTAACGGAAAGAGCCCTCCAAGATTCTAAAATTAAGCAGAGTCAGCTAACAAGCAGCTTAAATAAACTAAAGAAAATAGAattggaaaaaaatgttttgaccGAAAGTGACAATGGGAACATCAACATTAGAAACGTGACAACGACTAAAAACTCCGTAAATACGCCTATCTCATCACCGCAAATTACTATTAGCACGCCTAAGCTCTCGATAGTGGGCGACAACGATAGTTCAACCAATTCGCCGAATGTTCCAAAAGAAGACAACATTACTGTCGGTACTGATTCTACATCCTTAAATAATTTGGTTATAGAGCCGAAAAGAACTCGTACACCTAGTAGTAGTAATGCAGAGAATGCTAAACATGTTGTGTCAGAATATCTGAAACATGCTCGCATAAACCTTATCAAGACCTATGATGACAACAATCAGAATCAACAAGACAATGATTTCACTAACGCGAAAGGGAGCATGGAAGATAGGGacgaaataaataatagtgATGATATAAAACTGCCAGCCTTAGATCATGACCctattgccagaaaagtagtTATCGGAGCAGGCGGTGTAGCATTTAAAGTAACCAAGGGAAAAGAATTCGAAGGGTCTTCGTCCTATTCGCCAGGGAGGCTTATGGAGGACGGGCGAAGAGTATGTGACTTCTGTAATAAAACTTTCACGAAACCTTCACAACTGAGGTTGCAtctaaatattcattatatggAAAGACCATTCAGATGTAGCGCATGCGCCGTTAGTTTTCGAACTCGAGGACATCTACAGAAACACGAACGATCAGGGTCGCATCACAATAAAGTGTCGATGACTTCGACATTCGGAGCGGCGACGTCCTTAAATCCTAGACCTTTCCGGTGTTCGGATTGCAACATAGCATTCAGAATACACGGACATTTAGCGAAACATCTCAGGAGTAAAATGCACGTGATGCGGCTGGAGTGCTTATTCAAGCTGCCTTTTGGCACGTTTACGGAGATCGAGCGAGCGGGCGTCAGTTTAACGGACATAGACACGACGGACTGCGCGAGCTCCCTGGCCAGCCTGCAGACGCTGGCGCGCAAGCTGCACGAGAAGGACCCCAGCAAGCTGGAGTACCGCGAGCCgggcgcggccgccgcgcacgACGGCTCCGAGGACGAGGAGCCGCCGCCCCCTCCCGCGGACAACGCGTGTGACAGTGAAAGAGATAGTGAAATGAAAACTATTGAGCATAGTGACGAGCTAGACAAAGAAAGGAGTTAA
- the LOC134680161 gene encoding uncharacterized protein LOC134680161 isoform X1: MPLTQEKRLDNNFTNNNDHSYLHKKFKKMASTIAVFPVNNAMVGDARHNDIVVEETARNSYITNGSIQAAHPEIEKIKGSQNNQNSKDVQINISDEKNSRLCDVNNFDQVSGKTSCNDEFSNKTENLENDFRDVQSGGTGGRYVCPYCKLSCAKPSVLQKHIRAHTNERPYPCVPCGFAFKTKSNLYKHRRSRTHALRLRGADVAATINDDDISGGSESDTSLPPSTVSDSGTDVSNTRLENSRSYEISSPELTNDRITPPSGVDMREGDTSKLKTIYKPKFRVASSYQETDEKDKLKKTMSPNADFLTEHISKIISNNEAIVDVIETPLQKKYGKIKQIAESKQFMNEHEIKTEPSPLNLTKHSNEIDNVFRKRSHSESFSQSDHQKHPLNPEGSIIKDLLLKTKGNGLISVTEEINDGPALLYICPLCQIVYKSAENLEIHRLYYCKGNFSNSLINSAQKEVKTGRPENVYVRSNSVNVRLPETPSNSSPKLAVFNNSPPLKIKPDNLVIVKPESNDIAAPLPSPGPLLGNTRLVDARVPYDYNKKMENVKVKPMVASPKRRMDSSSDPYGSRISDNTSPRLTDLYNQSKIRCIEANAATLRTMDELSQLGRHNSTSLQMFGGEVKIVHHSGSTTTLRIEPSKSQLSPILIHPNLSPSKLCVDMEASSVVVRSELHSGGTIVHNPPTPKEIIGTPKPQTPRIAVSTNVSSNLPNIHDMTHFQFPPFSAITAFNPLTLPPLSPSTSPNGATTILHGGKLIPHVPGIPGPTTPGTNVATLSKNANDYFSPLETSKLSTVDNVHGNLLCVNGQAAKGIASSKYEINKNETMLGMRSPNCRPLNPEADKVTPKQYNADASQYVVSVPIINIRNVDEPNVAPKIITNIKNMSTKQDVAVKRNFEGVPKTPMMNFLSVKPKYSDKLNSPRSGEIKSQNEIRNFNFESLITKAEIFNNQIPSSAEVQKNTNAQEMVVSSAHNERSETAYFQKNVTTKSIAEDRKPKFLRPSTLPLKPGTFTPKRHHGITPNANTMPLVSPETPRPAKAYGQLYLNGNAYTYLGLKCSTKVFYCTINRPQPTYVPNQHFLSMYSNWQLLSELTPDPLGLSASSAMSLYDSRHRPQNVASSVLKQDLILTHSSQWNKITKDSKQSSLVLDSKKTEDKLLITESSITPKKELAGGFESNEEYTYVRGRGRGRYVCSECGIRCKKPSMLKKHIRTHTDVRPYTCVHCAFSFKTKGNLTKHMKSKAHFKKCCELGINPNEGNDVDGGEMAPGSGETDDDSDSDGDEGNEGETESSDTEVCKSRLPEHEAAHCLLSLGGSRPATSATPGLITSARPSTYPYTPTGLESTTTELSPEHFSISRSTSVDSRTDVDNEPMDLSKNDVKVASNIPEIPTARESSVLASLASNTAKLPHNQTNWSNGEPMLHTYLTERALQDSKIKQSQLTSSLNKLKKIELEKNVLTESDNGNINIRNVTTTKNSVNTPISSPQITISTPKLSIVGDNDSSTNSPNVPKEDNITVGTDSTSLNNLVIEPKRTRTPSSSNAENAKHVVSEYLKHARINLIKTYDDNNQNQQDNDFTNAKGSMEDRDEINNSDDIKLPALDHDPIARKVVIGAGGVAFKVTKGKEFEGSSSYSPGRLMEDGRRVCDFCNKTFTKPSQLRLHLNIHYMERPFRCSACAVSFRTRGHLQKHERSGSHHNKVSMTSTFGAATSLNPRPFRCSDCNIAFRIHGHLAKHLRSKMHVMRLECLFKLPFGTFTEIERAGVSLTDIDTTDCASSLASLQTLARKLHEKDPSKLEYREPGAAAAHDGSEDEEPPPPPADNACDSERDSEMKTIEHSDELDKERS, translated from the exons ATGCCTCTCACTCAAGAAAAACGTTTGGATAATAACTTTACCAACAACAATGACCACAGTTATCTCCATaagaaatttaagaaaatggcATCGACCATTGCAGTGTTTCCTGTTAACAATGCAATGGTCGGGGACGCTAGACATAATGATATCGTCGTAGAAGAGACGGCTCGTAATAGTTATATTACTAATGGGAGCATTCAAGCAGCTCATCCCGAAATAGAGAAGATAAAAGGATCGCAAAATAATCAGAACTCTAAAGATGTACAAATTAATATTAGTGATGAAAAAAATAGTAGGTTATGTGATGTAAATAATTTTGATCAAGTATCTGGTAAGACCAGTTGCAATGATGAATTTTCAAACAAGACTGAGAACCTTGAAAATGATTTTAGAGACGTTCAGAGTGGAGGAACAGGTGGGCGATATGTATGCCCATACTGTAAATTATCTTGTGCCAAGCCTTCAGTTCTTCAAAAACATATCAGAGCGCATACTAACGAGAGACCTTACCCTTGTGTACCTTGCGGGTTTGCGTTTAAAACGAAATCAAACCTTTATAAACATAGAAGATCGCGGACTCACGCTTTGAGATTGCGGGGAGCTGACGTGGCTGCTACAATTAATGATGACGATATATCGGGCGGATCTGAGAGCGACACTTCTTTACCACCTTCTACAGTTTCTGATTCTGGAACTGATGTGTCTAATACTCGGCTTGAAAACTCAAGATCTTATGAAATTTCTTCTCCAGAGTTGACCAACGACCGAATTACTCCCCCATCTGGCGTAGATATGCGAGAGGGTGATACtagtaaattaaaaacaatatataAGCCCAAATTTCGAGTAGCTTCATCTTATCAAGAAACAGACGAAAAAGATAAATTGAAAAAGACAATGTCACCGAATGCCGATTTTCTTACGGAACATATCTCTAAAATTATATCAAACAATGAAGCTATTGTTGATGTCATTGAAACGCCTTTACAAAAGAAATAtggtaaaattaaacaaatagcAGAAAGTAAACAATTTATGAACGAGCATGAAATAAAAACAGAGCCATCACCACTTAACTTGACGAAACATTCTAATGAAATTGATAATGTTTTTCGGAAAAGATCTCATTCAGAGAGCTTTTCTCAATCAGACCACCAGAAACACCCTTTAAACCCCGAAGGATCTATTATAAAGGatcttttattaaaaacaaaaggaaATGGACTTATTTCGGTAACGGAAGAAATAAACGATGGGCCGGCACTTCTATATATTTGTCCGCTCTGTCAAATAGTTTACAAAAGTGCTGAAAACCTGGAAATACATAGATTATATTACTGTAAAGGAAACTTCTCTAACAGTCTAATCAATAGTGCCCAAAAAGAAGTAAAGACTGGCAGACCTGAAAATGTGTACGTAAGAAGCAATTCAGTCAACGTTCGGCTGCCAGAAACACCCTCTAATTCTTCCCCAAAACTGGCCGTTTTTAATAACTCACCCCCGCTTAAAATCAAACCCGATAATTTGGTAATTGTTAAACCTGAATCAAATGACATCGCTGCTCCATTACCGTCACCGGGCCCTCTTTTAGGAAATACAAGGCTTGTTGATGCAAGAGTACCATATGACTACAACAAAAAAATGGAAAATGTTAAAGTTAAACCAATGGTAGCCAGTCCAAAAAGAAGAATGGATAGCAGTTCTGACCCATATGGTAGTAGAATATCTGATAATACTTCTCCGAGATTAACTGATTTGTATAATCAATCAAAAATAAGATGTATTGAAGCAAATGCTGCAACATTACGGACTATGGATGAGCTATCACAATTAGGAAGGCATAATTCAACATCGCTGCAAATGTTTGGAGGAGAAGTCAAAATAGTCCACCATTCTGGTAGCACGACTACCTTACGCATTGAACCAAGTAAAAGCCAATTGTCTCCTATACTGATTCATCCAAATTTGTCACCTTCAAAATTGTGTGTCGACATGGAAGCTAGCAGCGTTGTAGTAAGATCGGAATTACATTCAGGTGGAACGATTGTGCATAATCCTCCAACACCAAAAGAAATAATTGGGACTCCAAAGCCTCAAACGCCAAGAATAGCAGTATCAACGAACGTATCTAGTAACTTACCAAACATTCATGATATGACACATTTCCAATTCCCACCATTTAGTGCTATTACAGCATTTAATCCTTTGACCTTACCACCTCTAAGCCCATCAACATCTCCTAACGGTGCTACGACAATCCTGCATGGAGGGAAATTAATACCACACGTTCCAGGAATACCAGGCCCAACCACTCCTGGTACAAATGTTGCAACACTCTCTAAAAATGCAAACGATTACTTTAGTCCCTTAGAAACTTCAAAGCTGTCAACGGTCGACAATGTTCACGGCAATTTACTATGTGTCAATGGTCAGGCTGCCAAAGGCATTGCGTCTtctaaatatgaaattaataaaaatgaaaCTATGCTTGGCATGAGAAGTCCTAACTGCAGACCATTAAATCCAGAAGCCGACAAAGTTACACCGAAACAGTATAATGCTGATGCGTCTCAATATGTCGTTTCGGTgccaataataaatataaggAATGTAGATGAACCTAACGTTGCTCCGAAAATAATAAccaatattaaaaatatgtccacAAAACAGGACGTAGCTGTAAAAAGAAACTTTGAAGGAGTTCCAAAAACTCCCATGATGAACTTTTTATCAGTGAAACCAAAATACTCTGACAAACTAAATAGCCCTCGAAGTGGTGAAATAAAATCGCAGAACGAGAttagaaattttaattttgaaagTCTTATCACGAAAGCAGAAATATTCAACAATCAAATTCCAAGTTCGGCCGAAGTCCAGAAAAATACTAATGCCCAGGAGATGGTAGTTTCTTCTGCTCACAATGAAAGATCAGAGACGGCATACTTTCAGAAGAACGTGACTACAAAATCTATAGCAGAAGACCGAAAACCCAAGTTTTTAAGGCCTTCAACGCTGCCATTAAAGCCTGGTACATTTACACCTAAAAGACATCATGGCATCACTCCCAACGCAAACACTATGCCATTAGTTTCTCCTGAAACACCACGCCCTGCTAAAGCGTATGGGCAACTATATCTAAATGGGAATGCCTATACATATTTGGGGCTGAAATGCTCAACAAAAGTGTTTTATTGCACTATAAACCGGCCACAGCCGACTTATGTTCCTAATCAACATTTCCTATCTATGTACAGTAATTGGCAG TTATTATCAGAGCTTACGCCAGACCCGCTAGGACTGTCAGCCTCGTCTGCCATGTCTCTTTATGACTCACGGCATCGACCGCAAAACGTGGCTAGCTCTGTGCTCAAACAGGATCTCATATTAACGCACTCGTCGCAATGGAATAAAATTACTAAAGATAGCAAACAG TCGTCCCTGGTGTTGGACTCTAAGAAAACAGaagataaattattaattaccgaGAGTTCTATTACCCCCAAAAAAGAATTGGCGGGAGGATTTGAAAGTAACGAAGAATACACTTATGTACGCGGCCGCGGCAGAGGGCGGTATGTTTGCTCAGAATGTGGTATTCGTTGCAAGAAACCGTCCATGTTGAAGAAACATATAAGAACTCATACTGATGTGCGCCCATACACTTGTGTACATTGTGCCTTCAG CTTCAAAACAAAGGGAAACCTCACTAAGCATATGAAGAGCAAAGCTCATTTCAAAAAGTGTTGCGAATTGGGTATCAATCCCAACGAAGGCAACGACGTGGACGGCGGGGAGATGGCGCCGGGCTCCGGAGAAACAGACGACGATTCAGATTCTGACGGCGATGAAGGGAACGAGGGAGAAACTGAATCCAGCG ATACCGAAGTGTGCAAGTCCCGTTTGCCAGAACATGAAGCCGCTCATTGTTTACTCTCTTTGGGAGGTAGTCGGCCGGCGACTTCAGCGACACCCGGGCTCATCACTAGTGCCAGGCCGTCCACGTACCCCTACACCCCCACTGGCCTAGAAAGCACTACAACGGAATTAAGTCCTGAACATTTTAGTATCTCCAGAAGCACGTCGGTAGATTCACGAACGGACGTCGACAATGAACCAATGgacctaagtaaaaatgatgtGAAAGTTGCTTCTAACATTCCTGAAATACCAACAGCTAGAGAATCTAGTGTCCTAGCATCATTAGCGTCAAATACAGCAAAGCTTCCTCATAATCAAACTAATTGGTCGAATGGGGAACCAATGCTTCATACATATTTAACGGAAAGAGCCCTCCAAGATTCTAAAATTAAGCAGAGTCAGCTAACAAGCAGCTTAAATAAACTAAAGAAAATAGAattggaaaaaaatgttttgaccGAAAGTGACAATGGGAACATCAACATTAGAAACGTGACAACGACTAAAAACTCCGTAAATACGCCTATCTCATCACCGCAAATTACTATTAGCACGCCTAAGCTCTCGATAGTGGGCGACAACGATAGTTCAACCAATTCGCCGAATGTTCCAAAAGAAGACAACATTACTGTCGGTACTGATTCTACATCCTTAAATAATTTGGTTATAGAGCCGAAAAGAACTCGTACACCTAGTAGTAGTAATGCAGAGAATGCTAAACATGTTGTGTCAGAATATCTGAAACATGCTCGCATAAACCTTATCAAGACCTATGATGACAACAATCAGAATCAACAAGACAATGATTTCACTAACGCGAAAGGGAGCATGGAAGATAGGGacgaaataaataatagtgATGATATAAAACTGCCAGCCTTAGATCATGACCctattgccagaaaagtagtTATCGGAGCAGGCGGTGTAGCATTTAAAGTAACCAAGGGAAAAGAATTCGAAGGGTCTTCGTCCTATTCGCCAGGGAGGCTTATGGAGGACGGGCGAAGAGTATGTGACTTCTGTAATAAAACTTTCACGAAACCTTCACAACTGAGGTTGCAtctaaatattcattatatggAAAGACCATTCAGATGTAGCGCATGCGCCGTTAGTTTTCGAACTCGAGGACATCTACAGAAACACGAACGATCAGGGTCGCATCACAATAAAGTGTCGATGACTTCGACATTCGGAGCGGCGACGTCCTTAAATCCTAGACCTTTCCGGTGTTCGGATTGCAACATAGCATTCAGAATACACGGACATTTAGCGAAACATCTCAGGAGTAAAATGCACGTGATGCGGCTGGAGTGCTTATTCAAGCTGCCTTTTGGCACGTTTACGGAGATCGAGCGAGCGGGCGTCAGTTTAACGGACATAGACACGACGGACTGCGCGAGCTCCCTGGCCAGCCTGCAGACGCTGGCGCGCAAGCTGCACGAGAAGGACCCCAGCAAGCTGGAGTACCGCGAGCCgggcgcggccgccgcgcacgACGGCTCCGAGGACGAGGAGCCGCCGCCCCCTCCCGCGGACAACGCGTGTGACAGTGAAAGAGATAGTGAAATGAAAACTATTGAGCATAGTGACGAGCTAGACAAAGAAAGGAGTTAA